From Neobacillus sp. PS2-9, the proteins below share one genomic window:
- a CDS encoding LCP family protein, whose protein sequence is MAEFQRTHLMSQKKRKSRKKRFFMWIILPLLIVALGGTAYATFILKKAESVVNKSYKPVDVASKREVKVDPSMDNISILLIGVDTSKSREKIYGDAVRSDALLVATLNIKEKSVKLLSIPRDSYVYIPGKDKFDKITHAHAYGGPKMTIETVQEMLDIPIDYYVKVNFYAFIDVVNALDGIDVEVPYAISEKDSEDHHDAIRLKPGFQTLNGEQALALARTRHKDTDVMRGMRQQEIIKAILKKALSIQSFSKHTDVIEAVGDNMQTNMSFKDIKSLMDYGLAGSGLKIDTLNLKGEDAYINRIYYYKLDDESLEETKNILKAHLGTNSSDSTTTSTDSEGSNSDTDSTEENN, encoded by the coding sequence ATGGCCGAATTCCAACGTACTCATCTAATGAGCCAAAAAAAGAGAAAGAGTCGAAAAAAGCGTTTCTTTATGTGGATTATTCTCCCACTACTAATCGTTGCATTAGGTGGCACAGCTTACGCAACTTTTATTCTAAAAAAAGCAGAATCAGTAGTAAATAAATCATATAAGCCGGTAGATGTAGCTTCTAAACGTGAAGTAAAGGTCGACCCGAGTATGGATAACATCTCTATTTTACTGATTGGTGTAGATACTAGTAAAAGCAGGGAGAAAATCTATGGTGATGCAGTTAGATCAGATGCACTCCTAGTGGCAACCTTAAATATTAAGGAAAAATCAGTAAAACTTTTGAGCATCCCACGTGATTCATATGTGTATATTCCCGGTAAAGATAAATTTGATAAAATTACTCATGCTCACGCATATGGTGGACCAAAAATGACGATTGAAACTGTGCAGGAAATGCTTGATATCCCGATTGATTATTATGTAAAAGTAAACTTTTACGCTTTTATTGATGTAGTTAACGCATTAGATGGAATTGATGTTGAAGTGCCATATGCCATTTCTGAAAAAGATTCTGAGGATCATCATGACGCAATCCGATTAAAACCAGGTTTCCAAACATTAAATGGTGAACAAGCGCTTGCTCTAGCAAGAACACGTCATAAGGATACAGATGTTATGCGTGGTATGAGACAGCAGGAAATCATAAAAGCAATCTTGAAAAAAGCTTTATCTATCCAATCCTTCTCAAAACACACGGATGTGATTGAAGCGGTTGGTGACAATATGCAAACAAATATGTCTTTTAAAGATATAAAATCATTAATGGATTATGGTTTAGCCGGAAGCGGATTAAAAATCGATACCTTAAACTTAAAAGGTGAAGATGCCTATATTAATAGAATTTACTATTATAAGCTCGATGATGAGAGTCTTGAAGAAACAAAGAACATTTTAAAGGCACATCTTGGTACTAATTCTTCAGATTCAACTACAACAAGCACAGATAGTGAAGGTTCTAATTCTGATACAGATAGCACAGAAGAAAATAACTAA
- a CDS encoding MraY family glycosyltransferase: MIYITLILCFISSILLTPLVKKLAFKIGATDRPNHRKVHQKIMPRLGGLAIYLSFIIGMLVIRPGGQFATPIIIGSIIIVVTGILDDIMELSAKVKFIAQIAAAGIVVIGGGVHVQFINLPFGGQVEFGYLSIPLTIIWIVGITNAINLIDGLDGLAAGVSSIALITISGMAIIMGDGYVTAVASIVLASTLGFLIYNFHPAKIFMGDTGALFLGYMISVLSLLGFKNVTLISFIVPIIILGVPISDTFFAIIRRIVNKKPLSAPDKSHLHHCLLRAGFTHRQTVLMIYAMAAFFGLAAIIFSQAKLLGGFFFIVILLIMIELFAEMIGLVGKNYRPLIKMMRVLLVTSVRNR; encoded by the coding sequence ATGATTTACATCACCTTAATATTATGCTTTATTAGTTCCATACTTCTTACGCCTTTAGTTAAGAAACTTGCTTTTAAAATTGGGGCAACTGATCGCCCAAATCATAGAAAAGTTCATCAGAAAATTATGCCGCGTCTAGGCGGACTTGCTATTTATTTAAGCTTCATTATTGGTATGTTAGTCATTCGTCCAGGAGGACAATTTGCTACTCCTATTATTATCGGAAGTATCATCATTGTTGTTACTGGAATACTAGATGATATTATGGAGCTTTCGGCGAAAGTGAAATTTATTGCGCAGATTGCTGCTGCGGGGATCGTTGTTATTGGGGGCGGCGTCCATGTTCAATTTATCAACCTGCCTTTCGGGGGACAAGTTGAATTTGGTTACTTGAGTATTCCTTTGACCATTATCTGGATAGTGGGTATCACGAATGCCATTAATCTGATTGATGGTTTGGATGGCCTTGCTGCGGGTGTTTCATCTATTGCTCTAATTACCATTTCAGGAATGGCTATTATTATGGGTGATGGATATGTAACGGCTGTTGCGTCAATCGTACTTGCAAGTACATTAGGATTCTTAATTTACAATTTCCACCCAGCCAAAATCTTTATGGGTGATACAGGGGCATTATTCTTAGGTTATATGATATCGGTATTATCATTATTAGGCTTTAAGAACGTAACATTGATTTCTTTTATCGTTCCAATCATTATTCTTGGCGTACCAATTTCTGATACATTCTTCGCGATTATTCGTCGAATTGTAAATAAAAAGCCATTATCAGCACCAGATAAATCTCATTTACATCATTGTCTTCTTCGAGCTGGTTTCACTCATCGTCAGACAGTTTTGATGATTTATGCGATGGCAGCATTTTTCGGACTTGCGGCGATTATCTTTTCTCAAGCTAAACTCTTGGGTGGCTTCTTCTTCATTGTCATCCTGTTGATTATGATCGAATTGTTCGCTGAAATGATTGGACTGGTCGGAAAGAACTACCGTCCATTAATTAAAATGATGCGCGTTCTACTAGTTACAAGCGTACGAAATAGATAA